A stretch of Desulfobacter hydrogenophilus DNA encodes these proteins:
- a CDS encoding ABC transporter ATP-binding protein yields the protein MNHQPHAFSDEEKKVSLANLALFKALSPYVRPYAWMLALTTFLVFMVTGFELFQPWLIQQAIDGFILVSGDPGFNIMGFEIEQFSVFGLWFGVVILAGFILDFSQAMFMEYTGQKIMLNLRCRLFDHMTDLPVAYFDKNASGRLVARVAGDIENMNEMFTSVLVFIFRDLLLMAGVFAILFFTNHRLTFYLSLMIPIVFWGVVYFSGILRRVFRTLRQKNAEINHRFSEAISGIRAIQTSMAGPHFIHEFKRLNLAHFKAAMSHIRVFSVFMPMVGLMGTLAVAVILWNGSFMVQSQGLTLGELVAFLTYMKLFFRPLRELSEKFNLLQNALASAERIITVLNTPKARQDTKLRGADPGGIGHLAFENVSFSYTSGVPVLKHISFSLEKGKAMGIVGQTGAGKSTIINLTAGFYSPTGGRILINGQDYVHMDIAGIRHHTALVMQDPILFSGTVRENIVRLPDGDSRRDDQRLSAALRKANCSFLFDKFSGLDTILQDGGRPLSSGEKQLVCIARAFAFNPDLIIFDEATSYMDSQSEVKIHDAMKKLMEGRLSIIIAHRLSTVKSCDHILVLRDGQIIEQGGHEQLSRAGGEYARLLEKERM from the coding sequence ATGAACCACCAGCCCCACGCCTTTTCCGACGAGGAGAAAAAGGTCAGTCTGGCGAACCTGGCCCTGTTTAAAGCATTGAGCCCCTATGTTCGACCCTATGCCTGGATGCTTGCTTTAACTACGTTTCTGGTTTTCATGGTCACCGGGTTTGAACTGTTTCAACCCTGGCTCATCCAGCAGGCTATTGACGGGTTCATTCTTGTTTCAGGCGATCCGGGTTTTAATATCATGGGGTTTGAAATAGAGCAGTTTTCTGTCTTTGGTCTCTGGTTTGGCGTGGTGATCCTGGCAGGTTTTATTCTGGATTTCAGCCAGGCCATGTTTATGGAGTATACGGGCCAGAAAATTATGCTCAATCTGCGGTGTCGTTTGTTTGATCATATGACGGACCTGCCCGTGGCCTATTTTGATAAAAATGCCTCGGGAAGACTTGTGGCCCGGGTGGCCGGGGACATTGAGAATATGAACGAAATGTTTACAAGCGTTCTTGTTTTTATTTTCAGGGATCTTCTGCTCATGGCCGGGGTCTTTGCCATCCTGTTTTTCACCAATCACCGGCTTACCTTTTATTTAAGCCTGATGATCCCCATCGTTTTTTGGGGTGTGGTTTATTTTTCGGGTATTCTGCGCAGGGTCTTTCGGACGCTGAGACAAAAAAATGCTGAAATTAACCACCGTTTTTCCGAAGCTATTTCCGGTATCCGGGCCATCCAGACCAGTATGGCCGGCCCGCACTTTATCCATGAATTTAAACGTTTGAATCTGGCCCATTTCAAGGCCGCCATGTCCCATATTCGGGTGTTTTCCGTGTTTATGCCCATGGTGGGGCTTATGGGCACCCTGGCAGTGGCTGTTATTCTCTGGAACGGCTCTTTTATGGTGCAAAGCCAAGGCCTGACCCTTGGTGAGCTTGTGGCGTTTTTGACCTATATGAAATTATTTTTCAGGCCCTTGAGAGAGTTGTCCGAAAAATTCAACCTTTTGCAGAACGCTTTGGCCTCAGCTGAACGGATAATTACGGTATTAAACACGCCCAAAGCCCGGCAGGATACGAAGTTAAGGGGGGCGGACCCCGGTGGTATCGGGCACTTGGCATTTGAAAACGTGTCTTTTTCATACACGTCCGGTGTTCCGGTATTGAAACATATCAGTTTCAGCCTTGAAAAGGGTAAGGCCATGGGGATTGTGGGGCAGACCGGGGCTGGGAAAAGTACCATCATCAATCTTACGGCCGGGTTTTACAGCCCCACAGGTGGGCGCATCCTCATTAACGGTCAGGACTATGTGCACATGGATATCGCCGGCATCCGGCATCACACCGCCCTGGTCATGCAGGATCCTATCCTGTTTTCGGGAACCGTGCGGGAAAATATTGTACGACTCCCGGATGGTGATTCCCGCCGGGATGATCAACGTCTTAGCGCTGCCTTGAGAAAGGCCAACTGTTCATTCCTGTTTGATAAATTTTCAGGACTTGACACCATCCTTCAGGATGGTGGCCGCCCGCTGTCTTCGGGGGAGAAACAACTGGTCTGCATTGCCCGGGCCTTTGCCTTTAACCCGGATTTGATTATCTTTGACGAGGCGACCTCTTATATGGATTCCCAGTCCGAGGTGAAAATTCATGACGCTATGAAAAAACTGATGGAAGGGCGCCTGTCCATTATCATTGCCCATCGCCTTTCAACCGTAAAATCGTGTGATCACATTTTGGTGTTAAGGGACGGGCAGATAATTGAACAGGGGGGCCATGAACAGCTTTCCCGGGCCGGCGGCGAATATGCACGGCTTCTTGAAAAGGAGCGGATGTGA
- a CDS encoding integration host factor subunit alpha has product MTLTKMDIVEKISETLDLSGPEAKETMEEMLEIIKVTLASGNDIMISGFGKFQVNEKAPRKGRNPATGEIMMLGGRKIVTFKCSGKLRNQINETVE; this is encoded by the coding sequence TTGACACTTACCAAAATGGATATTGTTGAAAAAATATCAGAAACACTTGATTTATCAGGACCCGAGGCCAAAGAAACGATGGAAGAGATGCTTGAAATTATCAAAGTCACCCTGGCATCCGGAAACGACATCATGATATCAGGGTTTGGAAAATTCCAGGTAAACGAGAAAGCACCCAGAAAAGGCCGGAACCCAGCCACTGGTGAAATCATGATGCTGGGTGGCAGAAAAATTGTGACCTTCAAATGTTCCGGTAAACTGCGAAACCAGATCAACGAGACTGTTGAATAA
- the fliS gene encoding flagellar export chaperone FliS — translation MVYNALSSYQKVQVSSEINPQKLIHMLYDGAIKRISFAREGVINKNPKQRGENLSKAIAIISELNASLRNIEGEEISFLRSLFLSMMQELCKVSITNDIQTLDRATKYLMELKRIWETSVMGQADTAENTNPKTAQKKEIPSMSYSGYERHGQKTTSIAI, via the coding sequence ATGGTATACAATGCCCTCAGTTCCTATCAGAAAGTCCAGGTCAGCAGTGAAATCAATCCACAAAAATTGATCCATATGCTTTACGACGGCGCCATCAAGCGTATTAGCTTTGCCCGGGAAGGCGTCATTAATAAAAATCCCAAGCAAAGAGGTGAGAATCTGAGTAAGGCCATTGCCATTATCTCAGAACTCAACGCGTCTCTGCGTAATATTGAGGGTGAAGAAATTTCTTTTTTAAGAAGCCTTTTTCTATCCATGATGCAGGAACTTTGTAAGGTTTCCATCACCAACGACATCCAAACCCTGGACCGGGCAACCAAATACCTGATGGAACTCAAACGGATATGGGAAACCAGTGTGATGGGGCAGGCAGATACTGCCGAAAATACCAATCCTAAGACTGCACAAAAAAAAGAAATTCCTTCCATGAGCTATTCAGGGTATGAAAGACATGGTCAAAAAACAACAAGTATTGCAATTTAA
- a CDS encoding flagellar protein FlaG produces MNVTGNAITNTDRLDTGIRGQETVAETVSAKITTLSELKQAESSSANTNRTESRTSAQKSKDTGNQAQLTRKDVEDMVEALEDFANTVQTRLNFSIDDDTEDVVVKIVDKETDEVIKQFPAEELLELREKMQDLSGLLFSTNV; encoded by the coding sequence ATGAATGTAACAGGAAATGCAATAACCAATACAGACAGACTTGACACCGGCATTCGGGGTCAGGAAACTGTTGCCGAGACAGTAAGTGCAAAAATTACTACACTGTCCGAGTTAAAGCAGGCTGAATCTTCTTCGGCAAACACCAACCGGACTGAAAGCCGGACATCTGCACAAAAAAGTAAGGATACCGGTAATCAGGCCCAATTGACCAGAAAAGATGTTGAAGATATGGTGGAAGCCCTTGAGGACTTTGCCAATACTGTTCAGACAAGACTGAATTTTAGCATTGATGACGATACCGAGGATGTGGTTGTCAAAATTGTGGACAAAGAAACCGATGAAGTCATCAAGCAATTTCCTGCAGAAGAACTTCTTGAGCTTCGTGAAAAAATGCAGGACTTAAGCGGCCTTCTTTTCAGTACGAATGTTTGA
- the fliW gene encoding flagellar assembly protein FliW: MKINTRQFGEVSIDGDKIINMPDGIPGFGQQKRYVVLEKKETFPFYLFQCVDDPNLAFVVMDPLRFYPEYTLSVKDFDKTIKWEFGKEELSCFVIITIPKGKPEDMTANFMAPIVINNERKEGMQLILQGSPYSHQQLLLK, encoded by the coding sequence ATGAAAATTAATACAAGGCAATTCGGTGAAGTGAGTATTGATGGTGATAAAATCATCAATATGCCGGATGGTATTCCCGGATTCGGGCAGCAGAAACGATATGTTGTTCTTGAAAAAAAGGAAACCTTTCCTTTTTATTTGTTTCAATGTGTGGATGACCCGAATCTTGCATTTGTGGTCATGGACCCCCTTCGTTTCTACCCTGAGTACACACTGTCCGTTAAGGACTTTGATAAGACGATTAAATGGGAATTTGGAAAGGAAGAGCTCTCCTGTTTTGTCATCATCACCATCCCCAAAGGCAAACCCGAAGATATGACGGCGAACTTTATGGCACCGATTGTGATTAACAATGAAAGAAAAGAAGGGATGCAGCTGATCCTCCAGGGCAGTCCTTACTCACACCAGCAGCTGCTTTTAAAATAA
- the csrA gene encoding carbon storage regulator CsrA has translation MLILTRKVGESIVIANNIIVKVIETGKNSIRIGIDAPREISILRQEVFDAIQKENILSSQGTDNIDIANAAKLIGNKGLEKK, from the coding sequence ATGCTTATTCTAACACGAAAAGTTGGTGAGAGTATCGTCATTGCTAATAACATCATCGTAAAGGTGATTGAAACCGGCAAAAACAGCATTCGGATAGGTATTGATGCGCCCCGGGAAATATCTATTCTGCGGCAAGAGGTGTTTGACGCCATTCAAAAGGAAAATATCCTTTCCTCCCAGGGAACAGATAACATTGATATTGCAAACGCAGCCAAACTGATAGGTAACAAGGGCCTCGAAAAAAAATAA
- the flgN gene encoding flagellar export chaperone FlgN has product MKKAADIIQTLLNEKLACYQELHLVLKAEKKAIGTIDLGMIWETTRAKKDLVGKIETLRNNILVTCQNHFPGMDKEMDKEPNSFSLNHLVHALPLTNKRKSDIRQIKRTIDKEKDIVAHFIKSNQTQVKKHLSVVDNIMDLIGNNVVQTRYTGKGMVTQGKKSNCLFMAQV; this is encoded by the coding sequence ATGAAAAAGGCTGCCGATATTATCCAAACGTTGCTTAATGAAAAACTGGCCTGCTACCAAGAGCTGCATCTGGTATTAAAGGCTGAAAAAAAGGCAATCGGAACCATTGACCTTGGCATGATCTGGGAGACAACCAGGGCCAAAAAAGATCTTGTCGGGAAAATCGAAACATTACGAAATAATATTCTTGTGACCTGCCAAAATCATTTTCCCGGCATGGACAAAGAAATGGATAAAGAACCCAATTCCTTTTCCCTGAACCATCTGGTACATGCCCTGCCGCTGACCAATAAACGCAAAAGCGATATAAGACAGATCAAGCGCACCATTGACAAGGAAAAAGACATCGTAGCCCATTTTATAAAATCAAATCAAACTCAGGTTAAAAAGCACCTGTCCGTTGTGGATAACATTATGGATTTAATTGGAAATAATGTTGTACAAACCCGGTATACCGGCAAAGGGATGGTGACCCAGGGGAAAAAGAGCAACTGCCTTTTCATGGCCCAGGTGTAG
- a CDS encoding rod-binding protein, translating to MSIQMPGVMTPVTDTQESTNAARQLQREKDLEKACQGFEALMLDTLMQGMRDTLPGDSLFPESNASDIYQSLHDQYLTENLSQGRRVTGFKEFLYQQLQDSA from the coding sequence ATGTCAATTCAAATGCCCGGCGTTATGACGCCTGTTACGGATACCCAGGAGTCCACAAATGCGGCCCGGCAGCTCCAACGGGAAAAAGACCTTGAAAAAGCCTGCCAGGGGTTTGAAGCGTTGATGCTCGATACCTTGATGCAGGGCATGCGCGATACCCTGCCCGGAGACAGCCTTTTCCCCGAAAGCAATGCGTCTGACATCTACCAGTCCCTGCATGACCAGTATCTTACGGAAAATTTATCCCAGGGCCGTCGTGTAACCGGCTTCAAGGAGTTCTTATACCAGCAGCTTCAGGACTCAGCTTGA
- a CDS encoding flagellar basal body P-ring protein FlgI, translating to MNNQFKKITIVMGTVLWVLSLSVPAMATRIKDMAAIQGVRSNQLTGYGLVVGLNGTGDKNNILFTRQSLTNMLKKMNLHFDKSQIKVKNVAAVMATANIPPFARIGDRIDITVSSLGDATSLKGGTLLMMPLKGVDGNVYAIAQGAVSLAIPAGMNDRSSHLLTARIINGATVEREIPFHLEGKEKLTLSLFRPDFTTARRVGDTINAALGEGIAKIIDASAIRLNVPESMQQEHVAEFIADVEGLSVVPDTIAKVVINEKTGTVVIGSEVTISNVAVAHGDLNVVIQEQNPEYIMELPGTSTIGELVNGLNSLGVQPRDLISILESIKAAGALQASLEIL from the coding sequence ATGAACAATCAGTTTAAAAAAATAACGATCGTTATGGGAACCGTGCTGTGGGTACTTTCCCTTTCGGTGCCTGCCATGGCCACACGAATCAAGGACATGGCCGCCATCCAGGGGGTCCGTTCCAATCAACTCACCGGATATGGCCTGGTGGTAGGACTTAACGGCACCGGAGATAAAAACAATATTTTGTTCACCCGTCAGTCCTTGACCAATATGCTTAAAAAGATGAATCTTCATTTTGACAAAAGCCAAATCAAGGTGAAAAATGTGGCAGCCGTCATGGCCACGGCAAATATTCCACCCTTTGCCCGGATCGGGGACCGCATTGACATCACGGTTTCGTCATTAGGAGATGCCACAAGTCTTAAAGGCGGGACCCTTTTAATGATGCCCCTGAAAGGGGTCGACGGTAACGTTTATGCCATTGCCCAGGGCGCAGTAAGTCTTGCGATCCCCGCCGGAATGAACGACCGAAGCAGTCATCTTCTCACCGCCCGGATTATCAACGGGGCCACTGTGGAACGTGAGATCCCCTTTCATCTGGAAGGAAAAGAGAAATTAACCCTGTCCCTGTTCAGGCCCGATTTCACCACGGCCCGGCGGGTAGGAGATACCATCAATGCCGCTTTAGGGGAAGGCATTGCAAAAATCATTGATGCAAGCGCCATCCGCCTGAATGTACCTGAGTCCATGCAACAGGAGCATGTGGCGGAGTTTATTGCCGACGTGGAAGGACTCTCGGTGGTCCCGGATACCATTGCCAAGGTCGTGATTAATGAAAAAACCGGCACTGTGGTTATCGGCAGTGAAGTGACCATTTCAAATGTGGCCGTGGCCCATGGGGATCTGAACGTAGTTATTCAAGAACAAAATCCCGAATATATTATGGAACTGCCCGGCACGTCCACAATTGGAGAACTGGTTAATGGACTGAACTCTTTAGGCGTTCAGCCCAGGGATCTGATCAGTATTCTGGAAAGTATAAAGGCCGCCGGAGCGTTGCAGGCCAGTCTTGAGATACTTTAA
- a CDS encoding flagellar basal body L-ring protein FlgH has protein sequence MWSIQKKFMRRTLAFMLILMPGMFTGCISGGREPDLSVVPQDAMPAPAVQPQYTMATPAEGSLWTAQNRFLLDDTKAAYIGDTVIVDIVENSSSEMEVNSEGGRTTSMSVGVPTLNAFGKVTHLGGTVGDKLIDTSFENSTKGEATSDRSGQVTASVAARVTEVMPNGNLSIFGRRAMKVDNEVQYIMVSGIVRPDDIDSDNRVESTSLADSRIEYYGKGALADKQKPGWGTRIIDNIWPW, from the coding sequence ATGTGGTCAATTCAAAAAAAATTTATGCGAAGGACGTTGGCATTTATGCTGATTCTGATGCCCGGCATGTTTACCGGTTGTATATCCGGTGGCCGGGAGCCTGACTTAAGCGTTGTTCCACAGGACGCAATGCCTGCACCCGCCGTGCAACCCCAATACACCATGGCGACGCCTGCGGAAGGTTCACTTTGGACGGCCCAGAACAGATTCCTGCTGGATGACACCAAGGCCGCTTATATTGGAGACACGGTGATCGTGGATATTGTGGAGAATTCCTCATCTGAAATGGAGGTAAATTCCGAGGGTGGACGGACAACCAGCATGTCGGTGGGAGTGCCGACTTTGAATGCATTTGGAAAAGTGACCCATCTTGGCGGTACTGTCGGTGACAAACTCATTGACACCAGTTTTGAAAATTCCACCAAAGGAGAGGCCACAAGTGACAGGTCAGGTCAGGTAACGGCCTCTGTTGCGGCCCGGGTTACGGAAGTCATGCCCAACGGGAACTTGAGCATCTTCGGGCGCAGGGCCATGAAAGTGGATAATGAGGTTCAGTACATCATGGTTTCAGGTATTGTGAGACCCGACGATATTGATTCGGACAACCGGGTGGAGTCCACCTCTTTAGCTGACTCGCGCATTGAATACTACGGCAAAGGAGCCCTTGCCGACAAACAGAAACCGGGCTGGGGAACACGGATAATTGATAATATCTGGCCCTGGTAA
- the flgA gene encoding flagellar basal body P-ring formation chaperone FlgA codes for MNTHKIYKKYLMVVSCLACIFHFSLPVLAATPGKILIEVARTAEVKSPVIYLGEVASITAPDFFKAELTRIDLGKSPRAGRMKQLSGERITAAINAMGLNDNDINIQVPKRVFIKRASQVLEPSYVEKALRQFLSEFLPKGKFDLKAFRVRGIETYPLGDLSLVFDKRYTPSGNGRLSIHAEVWVDGVKEDRLTVTGRLSQMRPVVVATTRLERGQTITPADVTLRDMDVFGLQPDAMTSVDQVSGMVITRTIDKGDCVTQGEFKRAPAIEKGAVIKIVAKKNRLSIITLGISKEDGYPGQPVTVQNLTSGKLVRGLVTADGTVEVVF; via the coding sequence ATGAATACCCACAAAATTTATAAAAAATATTTGATGGTAGTGTCCTGCCTGGCCTGCATATTCCATTTCAGCCTGCCGGTATTGGCCGCCACACCGGGAAAAATTCTTATTGAGGTTGCCCGGACAGCAGAAGTTAAAAGTCCTGTCATATATTTAGGTGAGGTTGCAAGTATAACAGCGCCTGATTTTTTCAAGGCGGAGCTGACACGCATTGATCTTGGAAAATCCCCCCGGGCCGGACGGATGAAACAGCTTTCAGGCGAAAGGATTACAGCGGCCATAAATGCCATGGGGCTTAATGACAATGACATTAATATTCAAGTGCCGAAACGGGTGTTTATCAAACGCGCCAGCCAGGTGCTTGAACCCTCATACGTAGAAAAGGCGCTTAGACAATTTTTATCCGAATTTTTGCCAAAGGGGAAATTCGATCTAAAGGCCTTCAGAGTCCGGGGGATTGAGACCTATCCCCTGGGCGATTTATCCCTGGTGTTTGACAAGCGCTATACCCCTTCGGGCAATGGCCGCTTGTCCATTCATGCCGAAGTCTGGGTGGACGGCGTCAAAGAGGACCGGTTGACTGTCACAGGTCGCCTGTCACAGATGAGACCTGTAGTTGTCGCGACAACACGCCTGGAAAGAGGACAGACCATTACTCCGGCGGATGTCACCCTGCGGGATATGGACGTGTTCGGGCTGCAGCCGGATGCAATGACTTCGGTTGATCAGGTCAGCGGCATGGTAATAACCCGGACCATTGACAAAGGGGACTGTGTGACCCAGGGCGAATTCAAACGGGCGCCGGCAATTGAAAAAGGGGCCGTGATAAAAATAGTGGCCAAAAAGAATCGTTTGTCCATTATTACTTTAGGGATCAGCAAGGAAGACGGCTATCCGGGGCAGCCTGTGACAGTGCAAAACTTAACATCGGGAAAACTGGTGCGCGGCCTTGTTACAGCAGACGGCACCGTGGAAGTCGTTTTTTAG
- the flgG gene encoding flagellar basal-body rod protein FlgG, with protein MIRALWSAATGMMAQDTQIGVTSNNLANSSTTGFKKSRAAFEDLMYMTQRVAGQTTPGGGQVPTGIQVGMGVNTAGIQKIFTQGDYLQTDNQLDFAIQGEGFFRVLHGDEDMYTRAGDFSLDSEGYITSQAGDRLQPEISIPSEAVTITLDDDGTLSVFADDDTILATEQVLVTTFVNPAGLYAVGGNLFRETEGSGAPQENTPGENGTGTVLNYYIENSNVDVVEEMVSLISGQRTYEANSKSITTADDMLATAVQLKS; from the coding sequence ATGATACGGGCACTATGGTCGGCAGCGACGGGAATGATGGCCCAGGATACGCAGATTGGCGTGACCTCCAATAACCTGGCGAACTCTTCCACCACCGGGTTTAAAAAATCCCGGGCAGCATTTGAAGATTTAATGTACATGACCCAGCGGGTCGCGGGACAGACAACTCCCGGCGGGGGACAGGTGCCAACGGGAATTCAGGTGGGCATGGGCGTAAATACGGCGGGTATTCAAAAAATATTTACCCAGGGCGATTATCTCCAAACGGATAATCAGCTGGATTTTGCCATCCAGGGCGAGGGATTTTTCAGGGTCCTGCACGGGGACGAGGATATGTATACCCGGGCCGGGGATTTTTCCCTGGACAGTGAGGGATACATTACGTCCCAGGCAGGAGACCGTCTCCAACCCGAAATATCCATCCCTTCGGAGGCTGTTACGATTACCCTGGACGATGACGGCACTCTGAGCGTGTTTGCCGACGATGATACCATTCTGGCTACAGAGCAGGTTCTTGTAACAACCTTTGTAAATCCCGCCGGACTATATGCCGTAGGTGGCAACCTGTTCAGGGAAACCGAAGGTTCGGGCGCCCCACAGGAAAATACACCGGGGGAAAACGGTACCGGAACAGTGTTAAACTACTATATTGAAAATTCCAACGTGGATGTTGTGGAAGAAATGGTCAGTCTGATTTCAGGACAGCGCACCTATGAGGCCAATTCAAAATCCATCACCACAGCCGATGATATGCTGGCAACAGCCGTCCAATTAAAATCTTAA
- a CDS encoding flagellar hook-basal body protein translates to MILEMTRPTQGGLRQERKLEAVSNNLANASSIGFKKDVVSFDKAFRARVDQDFTQGNVIKTDNPLDVALGPQGLFKVETPDGIKYTRNGNFSLSSEGILVDKNGNPLMGQGGAVFMDTVDPNTSVNINEYGQIFLNNELLDTLDVVSFENMERLEKAGDNLFVYTGDTADEITLENIRVKAGSLEQANVQVVEEMAKMIDYQRMFETYTKSMKTFDEIDSKAINEVGQFT, encoded by the coding sequence ATGATTCTTGAAATGACGCGGCCGACCCAGGGCGGGTTGAGGCAGGAACGAAAACTCGAAGCAGTCTCCAATAACCTGGCCAATGCGTCCAGCATTGGGTTTAAAAAAGATGTCGTCAGTTTTGATAAGGCGTTCAGGGCCCGGGTGGACCAGGATTTCACCCAGGGAAATGTGATAAAAACCGACAACCCCCTGGATGTGGCATTAGGACCCCAGGGTCTTTTCAAAGTGGAAACCCCGGACGGGATCAAATACACGCGGAACGGCAATTTTTCGTTGAGCAGTGAAGGCATTCTTGTGGATAAAAACGGTAATCCTCTCATGGGTCAGGGTGGTGCCGTTTTCATGGATACTGTGGACCCCAATACAAGTGTAAATATCAATGAATACGGGCAGATATTTTTAAACAATGAGCTTCTTGATACCCTTGATGTAGTCTCCTTTGAGAATATGGAGAGACTTGAGAAAGCCGGGGATAATCTGTTTGTCTATACAGGGGACACCGCAGATGAAATTACCCTTGAAAATATCAGAGTTAAAGCAGGTTCACTTGAACAGGCCAATGTTCAGGTCGTAGAGGAAATGGCGAAAATGATTGATTATCAGCGAATGTTTGAAACTTACACCAAGTCTATGAAAACATTTGATGAAATTGATTCAAAGGCAATAAATGAAGTCGGGCAGTTTACATAA
- a CDS encoding EscU/YscU/HrcU family type III secretion system export apparatus switch protein: MAPKDNKKKAIALKYDRLKDAAPTVTAKGQGKVAENIIALALAHGVPVKDDPDLVEVLASLDISQEIPAEIYVAVAELLAFVYGANAEEFKKKS; the protein is encoded by the coding sequence ATGGCACCTAAAGACAACAAGAAGAAAGCAATTGCCCTGAAATATGACAGGCTCAAGGACGCTGCACCGACGGTAACGGCCAAAGGTCAGGGAAAGGTGGCTGAAAATATCATTGCCCTGGCGCTGGCCCATGGGGTACCGGTCAAGGACGATCCTGACCTGGTGGAGGTCCTGGCGTCCCTCGACATCAGCCAGGAAATTCCGGCTGAAATATATGTGGCAGTGGCCGAACTTCTTGCTTTTGTTTATGGGGCCAATGCTGAGGAATTTAAAAAAAAATCCTAA
- a CDS encoding flagellar hook-length control protein FliK gives MIPSLPITALKIIGGNLEKSELSDIMNLKPGRIVNAKVLDVTAPNRVQLLVGGQKLTVSTQLPLTLGMDIPMKVVRSQDGIVLKPFFTTPPSPTSTDTARPAMNTESPTASVPTTLPNSNAVNGTEKSLQTASFQSFSPAKIFQGLDALSQVREPVLNDILMGLSLKSDVRDDQFLPKIIENMGLSFEKKLANGLENALDKKTVAHVIKHLAGQDLKAASLSLAGMESDPNKATVLKHISDALDNFAQLNVKSGDSGQSQDGIRFLLPFPVWREDGFDFGQLMVDMGKTGTTKTEKKILSVSFLLNMTALGPLRADFSILDKTITGRFLLENQEICNYLTPKVSELRQRLSGIGYQAGNIDCQVARPEQIAPTSLMLSMKTPDDMQGLNIVV, from the coding sequence ATGATCCCCAGCCTGCCCATTACGGCCCTGAAAATTATCGGCGGCAATTTGGAAAAATCCGAGCTGTCAGATATCATGAATTTAAAGCCCGGCCGGATTGTCAATGCAAAAGTTCTTGATGTTACCGCCCCAAATCGGGTCCAATTGCTTGTTGGCGGTCAGAAACTGACTGTTTCCACCCAGCTTCCTCTAACCCTGGGCATGGATATCCCCATGAAGGTTGTCCGTTCCCAGGACGGTATTGTGTTAAAGCCGTTTTTTACGACCCCGCCTTCGCCAACATCCACTGATACGGCAAGGCCTGCGATGAATACTGAAAGCCCGACGGCTTCCGTGCCGACCACCTTACCGAACTCAAACGCTGTTAACGGGACCGAAAAATCTTTGCAGACCGCTTCCTTTCAATCCTTTTCCCCGGCAAAAATTTTCCAGGGTTTAGACGCGCTTAGCCAGGTTCGCGAACCGGTTCTGAATGATATCCTAATGGGACTTTCCCTGAAATCCGATGTTCGAGATGATCAATTTCTACCCAAAATCATAGAGAATATGGGCCTAAGCTTTGAAAAAAAACTGGCAAACGGTCTTGAAAATGCCCTGGATAAAAAAACGGTTGCCCACGTGATCAAACACTTAGCGGGCCAGGATCTGAAAGCGGCCTCTTTGTCCCTTGCCGGCATGGAAAGCGACCCGAACAAGGCTACTGTATTAAAACATATCTCAGATGCGCTGGATAACTTTGCCCAGTTAAATGTTAAATCCGGGGATAGCGGACAAAGTCAGGATGGCATACGGTTTCTACTGCCCTTCCCTGTCTGGCGGGAGGATGGCTTTGATTTCGGTCAGCTCATGGTGGACATGGGAAAAACAGGCACAACAAAGACAGAAAAAAAAATACTCAGTGTTTCCTTTTTATTGAATATGACGGCCCTTGGTCCTTTACGAGCGGATTTTTCCATTTTGGACAAAACCATTACCGGCCGATTTTTATTGGAAAACCAGGAAATCTGTAATTACCTGACCCCAAAGGTTTCAGAGTTAAGACAGCGTCTGTCCGGAATCGGATATCAGGCAGGAAATATCGACTGCCAGGTAGCCCGGCCGGAACAGATTGCCCCAACCAGCTTAATGCTTTCCATGAAAACGCCCGATGATATGCAAGGTCTGAATATTGTGGTTTGA